Proteins encoded by one window of Drosophila melanogaster chromosome X:
- the Ada3 gene encoding transcriptional adaptor 3, isoform C, protein MSANLKNIKLAHFSGSLGSGGFGISASSGGAGKLPTNGTGGGKSAPTSTFLDSEVLATPGGVVIPIIRTRDVPKLLPTIAAALQRPADDHLAAEDLDAVQLELEQMLSNVALRTRVLKAEYDSLDKDEKRQDRRKLDRVPGSPPCPASMLNGLLGIGSNSSTSLGSPLGGGGASSSSQSKRKRDEPTGVRKKHSSMTILKQQGVSGGTSKHQAKNSPLVVHTDDSMDYLPTLAAANASGSVLPHHQPLPQLPKMTVPKNDTPNKFWLSVEPYCMPLTNEDLRLIDDLLEQYWGPLVPPVPPLGPHYSTVWAQEDIKALQPGGARIKSNNSSGMLKKAEGMVDESITGPLTQRLVSALMEESLMTLPSEQAAVGEHSNSTTSSSNENTHSHSSSSANAAAAAASGNFRSLAMMKHGVGIEQRLKKTLIENGLIDASEFAAHEDVDEVLMEIKRVTTEISTISQFNSEELKRLRAVASEEIKRIAIKQKLDMVDQEILECYKRMLQYRAKRKGHTIEEKQEILRLTNEQRLLADQLERMQMHLPCIGGSGNSLLEPKMXDRSLAWGWCQLMAMHQAKRQVRDASLKLQCV, encoded by the coding sequence ATGAGTGCGAACCTGAAGAATATCAAACTGGCCCACTTCAGTGGTTCGCTCGGTTCCGGTGGCTTTGGCATCTCTGCGTCATCCGGAGGAGCTGGAAAACTGCCCACAAATGGCACAGGTGGCGGCAAATCCGCCCCAACGAGCACCTTCCTGGACTCCGAGGTGCTGGCCACGCCCGGCGGCGTCGTTATACCAATAATTCGCACTCGGGACGTGCCCAAATTGCTGCCCACCATTGCAGCGGCACTGCAGCGTCCGGCGGATGATCATTTGGCGGCCGAGGATCTGGATGCAGTGCAACTGGAGCTGGAACAGATGCTCTCCAATGTGGCGCTGCGCACGCGCGTCCTGAAAGCGGAGTATGATAGCCTCGACAAGGATGAGAAGCGCCAGGATCGAAGAAAGCTCGACCGTGTGCCTGGATCGCCACCTTGTCCGGCTAGCATGCTCAACGGCTTGCTGGGCATCGGCAGCAACTCGTCGACGAGTCTGGGCAGCCCGCTGGGCGGCGGAGGCGCCTCATCCTCTAGCCAATCGAAGCGCAAGCGGGATGAGCCAACGGGCGTGCGCAAAAAGCACTCTTCGATGACCATTCTCAAGCAACAGGGCGTTTCCGGCGGCACCTCGAAGCACCAGGCCAAGAACAGCCCCTTGGTCGTGCACACCGACGACAGCATGGACTATCTGCCCACACTGGCGGCCGCCAATGCCTCTGGATCCGTGCTGCCGCATCACCAGCCGCTGCCGCAGCTACCGAAAATGACGGTGCCCAAGAACGATACGCCCAACAAGTTCTGGCTATCCGTGGAGCCCTACTGCATGCCTCTAACCAACGAGGATCTGCGCCTAATCGATGACCTGCTGGAGCAGTATTGGGGTCCACTGGTGCCGCCAGTGCCACCTCTGGGTCCCCACTACTCCACAGTTTGGGCCCAGGAGGATATAAAGGCGCTGCAGCCGGGCGGAGCTCGAATTAAATCGAACAATTCCAGCGGAATGCTCAAAAAGGCCGAAGGCATGGTGGATGAGAGCATCACTGGTCCACTCACCCAGCGTTTGGTGTCCGCCTTAATGGAGGAGTCCCTGATGACGCTGCCCAGCGAACAGGCCGCCGTGGGCGAgcacagcaacagcaccacgagcagcagcaacgagAACACCCACTCGCACTCCTCGTCCTCGGCAAATgctgccgcagcagctgcttcCGGGAACTTTCGATCTCTCGCCATGATGAAACACGGCGTGGGCATCGAACAGCGCCTGAAGAAGACTCTCATCGAGAACGGACTGATCGATGCCAGTGAGTTTGCGGCCCACGAAGACGTGGACGAGGTGCTGATGGAGATCAAGCGCGTAACGACCGAAATCAGCACCATTTCGCAGTTTAACAGCGAGGAATTGAAGCGACTGCGTGCCGTTGCCAGTGAGGAAATCAAGCGCATTGCCATCAAACAGAAATTGGACATGGTGGACCAGGAGATACTCGAGTGCTACAAGCGAATGCTGCAGTATCGGGCCAAGCGCAAGGGCCACACCATCGAGGAGAAGCAGGAGATACTGCGGCTGACCAACGAGCAGCGCCTACTTGCGGATcagctggagcgtatgcagaTGCATCTGCCCTGCATCGGCGGCTCCGGCAACTCCCTGTTAGAGCCAAAGATGTAGGACAGGAGCCTGGCCTGGGGCTGGTGCCAGCTAATGGCCATGCATCAGGCAAAGAGGCAGGTCCGCGACGCTAGCCTCAAGCTGCAGTGCGTCTGA
- the Ada3 gene encoding transcriptional adaptor 3, isoform A produces the protein MSANLKNIKLAHFSGSLGSGGFGISASSGGAGKLPTNGTGGGKSAPTSTFLDSEVLATPGGVVIPIIRTRDVPKLLPTIAAALQRPADDHLAAEDLDAVQLELEQMLSNVALRTRVLKAEYDSLDKDEKRQDRRKLDRVPGSPPCPASMLNGLLGIGSNSSTSLGSPLGGGGASSSSQSKRKRDEPTGVRKKHSSMTILKQQGVSGGTSKHQAKNSPLVVHTDDSMDYLPTLAAANASGSVLPHHQPLPQLPKMTVPKNDTPNKFWLSVEPYCMPLTNEDLRLIDDLLEQYWGPLVPPVPPLGPHYSTVWAQEDIKALQPGGARIKSNNSSGMLKKAEGMVDESITGPLTQRLVSALMEESLMTLPSEQAAVGEHSNSTTSSSNENTHSHSSSSANAAAAAASGNFRSLAMMKHGVGIEQRLKKTLIENGLIDASEFAAHEDVDEVLMEIKRVTTEISTISQFNSEELKRLRAVASEEIKRIAIKQKLDMVDQEILECYKRMLQYRAKRKGHTIEEKQEILRLTNEQRLLADQLERMQMHLPCIGGSGNSLLEPKM, from the coding sequence ATGAGTGCGAACCTGAAGAATATCAAACTGGCCCACTTCAGTGGTTCGCTCGGTTCCGGTGGCTTTGGCATCTCTGCGTCATCCGGAGGAGCTGGAAAACTGCCCACAAATGGCACAGGTGGCGGCAAATCCGCCCCAACGAGCACCTTCCTGGACTCCGAGGTGCTGGCCACGCCCGGCGGCGTCGTTATACCAATAATTCGCACTCGGGACGTGCCCAAATTGCTGCCCACCATTGCAGCGGCACTGCAGCGTCCGGCGGATGATCATTTGGCGGCCGAGGATCTGGATGCAGTGCAACTGGAGCTGGAACAGATGCTCTCCAATGTGGCGCTGCGCACGCGCGTCCTGAAAGCGGAGTATGATAGCCTCGACAAGGATGAGAAGCGCCAGGATCGAAGAAAGCTCGACCGTGTGCCTGGATCGCCACCTTGTCCGGCTAGCATGCTCAACGGCTTGCTGGGCATCGGCAGCAACTCGTCGACGAGTCTGGGCAGCCCGCTGGGCGGCGGAGGCGCCTCATCCTCTAGCCAATCGAAGCGCAAGCGGGATGAGCCAACGGGCGTGCGCAAAAAGCACTCTTCGATGACCATTCTCAAGCAACAGGGCGTTTCCGGCGGCACCTCGAAGCACCAGGCCAAGAACAGCCCCTTGGTCGTGCACACCGACGACAGCATGGACTATCTGCCCACACTGGCGGCCGCCAATGCCTCTGGATCCGTGCTGCCGCATCACCAGCCGCTGCCGCAGCTACCGAAAATGACGGTGCCCAAGAACGATACGCCCAACAAGTTCTGGCTATCCGTGGAGCCCTACTGCATGCCTCTAACCAACGAGGATCTGCGCCTAATCGATGACCTGCTGGAGCAGTATTGGGGTCCACTGGTGCCGCCAGTGCCACCTCTGGGTCCCCACTACTCCACAGTTTGGGCCCAGGAGGATATAAAGGCGCTGCAGCCGGGCGGAGCTCGAATTAAATCGAACAATTCCAGCGGAATGCTCAAAAAGGCCGAAGGCATGGTGGATGAGAGCATCACTGGTCCACTCACCCAGCGTTTGGTGTCCGCCTTAATGGAGGAGTCCCTGATGACGCTGCCCAGCGAACAGGCCGCCGTGGGCGAgcacagcaacagcaccacgagcagcagcaacgagAACACCCACTCGCACTCCTCGTCCTCGGCAAATgctgccgcagcagctgcttcCGGGAACTTTCGATCTCTCGCCATGATGAAACACGGCGTGGGCATCGAACAGCGCCTGAAGAAGACTCTCATCGAGAACGGACTGATCGATGCCAGTGAGTTTGCGGCCCACGAAGACGTGGACGAGGTGCTGATGGAGATCAAGCGCGTAACGACCGAAATCAGCACCATTTCGCAGTTTAACAGCGAGGAATTGAAGCGACTGCGTGCCGTTGCCAGTGAGGAAATCAAGCGCATTGCCATCAAACAGAAATTGGACATGGTGGACCAGGAGATACTCGAGTGCTACAAGCGAATGCTGCAGTATCGGGCCAAGCGCAAGGGCCACACCATCGAGGAGAAGCAGGAGATACTGCGGCTGACCAACGAGCAGCGCCTACTTGCGGATcagctggagcgtatgcagaTGCATCTGCCCTGCATCGGCGGCTCCGGCAACTCCCTGTTAGAGCCAAAGATGTAG